Part of the Kitasatospora sp. NBC_01266 genome, GGGCCCGTGGAAGGCGCCGACCACCGCCGCCACCCGCCGACCGCCCGCCGCCGCCTCGGCGATCACCGCGCGCATGTGCGCCTCGCGGGCCAAGTCGACGCCGGGCACACCGCCGCGTGCCGCCGCGTCGCGGCGCAGCGCCCAGCCGACCGCGAGCGCGGCCCGCCGCACGGCTTCCGGGGTGCTGCCCGGCGCCCGGACCTCGACCGACCGGTCCCACAGGTCGTCGCCCTCGCGCCCGGTGCCCGCGGCGGTCAGCGCGTCGCCGAAGCCGGGCCCGGCGGTGGCCGGCCCGGCCGTGGCCGGCCCAGCGGTGGCCGGCCCAGCGGTGGCGGGTGCCGGCTCCGCGCCGGTGGCGAGGAAGGCCGAGGCGTCGCGGCCGGCCATCGGCAGGTCGCAGCAGCGCACCTCGACGCCCCGCCGGTGGGCCCAGCGGATCGCGGCCAGCTCGGGCGAGAAGTCGGCGAACGGGTAGAAGCCCAGCCGCCCGCTCTCGTCCGTCCCGGCCAGCGCCACCGGCGCCAGCGTCCCCGGGTCGGCCAGGTGCGGAAGCCAGTGCTGGAAGTCGGTCGGCAGCTCGACGCAGAGCACCTGCGGGTCGGCCGCGTCGAGCAGCGCCGGCACGACCGCCGCCAGCGCCGGGCTGTGGTGCCGCACGCCGATCAGGTAGGGCCGCACCGAGGCGGCCAAATCGGCCACCTCCTCGCGCGGGTCGGCAGCGGTGGGAGCAGTGATGGGGGCGGGGGCGGCGGTCAACGGAGGTTCTCCCGCAGGTCCCAGAGCCGGCGCCAGAGCGCGGAGCCGTCCTCGGCCCGGCGCCGCACCGGGCCGTCCCAGTAGCCCAGCAGCCGGCCGTGGTCGGCCGGGTCGTCCTTGTGGACGGCGCCGAGCAGGTGTCCGGGCACCAGGTCCAGCACATCGGCGCCGGCGAAGTAGGCGCCGGCCACGCCGAGCGAGGAGGCGACGTGCACGGCCTCGGCGGTGGACATCACGGTGCCGGGCCGCTCGACGTCCCAGCCCTCGGCGGAGCGTCCGGTGCGCAGGTCGCGGAAGACGGTGACCAGCACGTCGAGGACCGCGTCGTCCACCGCGAAGGCCGCGCCGGCCCGCTGCACGGCGGCGGTGGCCTGGCCGCGGACCAGCGACAGCTCGGCGTCGGCGTCGGCGATCGGGTGGACGGTCTCGAAGTTGAACCGGCGCTTGAGCGCGGCGGACATCTCCGACACGCCCCGGTCGCGCAGGTTCGCGGTGGCGATCACCGTGAAGCCGGGCACGGCCGCCGCCGAAGCGTCCGAAGTCCCGGCCAGCTCGGGGATGTTGAGACGACGGTCGGAGAGGATCGACACCAGCGCGTCCTGCACCTCCGGCAGGCAGCGGGTGATCTCCTCGATCCGGGCCACCCGGCCGGTCCGCATGGCCGTCATCACCGGTGAGGCGACCAGCGCCTGGGGCGTGGGCCCCTGGGCGAGCAGCAGCGCGTAGTTCCAGCCGTAGCGGAAAGCGTCCTCCGTGGTGCCGGCGGTGCCCTGCACGGTGAGGTCGCTGGTGCCGCTGACGGCGGCGGCGAGCAGTTCGGAGAGCATCGACTTGGCGGTGCCGGGCTCGCCGACCAGCAGCAGCCCGCGCTCGCCGGCCAGCGTCACCACGCAGCGCTCCACCAGGGCGCGCTCGCCGACGAACTTCGGCGCGACCACCAGCTTGGCCGGCAGCTCACCGTCCTTGCGGCGGCGCGGCGGCAGGGTGAGCGCCTGGCCCTGGCTGCCGCAGATGAAGGTCACCACCGCGCTCGGCGTGAGCACCCAGCCGGGCGGCCGGGGGCCCTCGTCGTGGGCGGCGAGGAAGGCGAGTTCGGCGGCGTGGCGCTCCTCGGCGGGCAGGATCTGGCGGGACTGAATGGTCGTCAGCTCTTCTTTGACAGACGGCATTTGGGTTCCTCTGAAGTCA contains:
- a CDS encoding ATP-binding protein — translated: MPSVKEELTTIQSRQILPAEERHAAELAFLAAHDEGPRPPGWVLTPSAVVTFICGSQGQALTLPPRRRKDGELPAKLVVAPKFVGERALVERCVVTLAGERGLLLVGEPGTAKSMLSELLAAAVSGTSDLTVQGTAGTTEDAFRYGWNYALLLAQGPTPQALVASPVMTAMRTGRVARIEEITRCLPEVQDALVSILSDRRLNIPELAGTSDASAAAVPGFTVIATANLRDRGVSEMSAALKRRFNFETVHPIADADAELSLVRGQATAAVQRAGAAFAVDDAVLDVLVTVFRDLRTGRSAEGWDVERPGTVMSTAEAVHVASSLGVAGAYFAGADVLDLVPGHLLGAVHKDDPADHGRLLGYWDGPVRRRAEDGSALWRRLWDLRENLR